From the Musa acuminata AAA Group cultivar baxijiao chromosome BXJ3-1, Cavendish_Baxijiao_AAA, whole genome shotgun sequence genome, the window TGATGACGATGAATGCATGCTTGCTAGTCCTCGAGCTCAACAAGCTGAGCCGCTCTTCTCTCGGCTGCCTTCTTCCGCACAAATATCCCCCATCGCATGGCCGCCTTGATCTTAAGCCACCCGACCACCGCCCTACCCGATGGACGGCTCCGTTCGTCATCGTCATCGTTGAAGTTGGAGCACAGCGAAGGCACGTACGGTGGGAAGCCATATCCATCCTCATGCAGACTCGTGGAAGCTCCAACAACACTTAAGTTGCGGAGTAAGTGCTGCATGTCCTCATTCTCCAGCATCTCGTGGCTTCTCAACCGGATCTCCTCCTCCGAGAGGAAGTCATCCTGTTGGCATGACCAGTCTTCGTATGGTTGGAATTCTATGCTCGGTTGATGTAGCGGTGGAGCGAGTGCAAGACCTGCACGATCGTCTCTTCTGAAATGGGACTGGTGAGAGGAGCTACTTGACTGGTTTTGGAAAGCAAAGGAAGTGCTTTGGATCGGCATTTGGGCATTTGAATCTGCATCTTGTGGAAGGTTAGAGTACCGAGTAGCTCGACTCCCATTATAtcctaaagaaaagaaaagagcagTTGAGATACTAACTATTTGGAATCGGCTACATAAATCTGGATATACAAATAAAATGCCTGCTATAATTATATATCCAATAATGTTGAAATTACTTCAAACTAGTGCTCTTAAGCCAACTCCTAATTAATTATCTAAAACAAATAGTACTTGGAGAAATATAATGATTTCTCACCTTCGGCGGTATCAGCAAATGCTACTGGATGGTGCTGTAAGGGAACTGAAGACTGAGGGTGAAACTGAGAGATTTGCTGGTCATGCGAAGAAGGATGATTCAATGATGAAACAAATGGGGATTCTTGTTGCAAGGAAGCGGTTGCTTTCTTGCtttttgtgaagtccaagagggtGTGACCGTCGTATGCTATGGCAtgcatccaattgtcgtatgccTTTTTGACCAATGTATCTGCAAAAACCTGCAATGGATGAAGGGAACACAATCATCTTCTCAACCTATATTGATCATTGGAGTTTCTACTAATGTACTGGGTATCCAGGTGCTGTGCACTTCTAGTAGGATCAAATGGAAGTAGCAGCTCAATTTATAGAATTCACATCCAACAGGTTATAGATCTGAAaattttgctctctctctctctccagttttCACAAATCAAGTTTGTAATTTCCATACCTTAGTTGTAAGTGTAGACATGGATTCATTAGCTTGGAACAATGGAGATTTTAGAAATGCAGCTTTTCCCAACTTTATCTTCACTTGTTAATAACAAAGTTTGCTTTGGAATGGATGGAGGAGAACATGCAACTAATAAGATGTCAAGGCCAATGATGTCAATTCTATTTCAGCCTATCAACTTTTGTAGTTTTAACTCCTTTGTTGTCACAAACAGATTTTGCTTCAGTTTCACAAGAAAATTGTCAGGATTAGTAGcctaatatcctccttcatgataatAACTACCAATGAATAACTGGATTACCGCGTGCCATGGTACGAAACAGCGAAAAAGAGTATAATAATAGAAATACTACTCACCTTCTGACTGTCATTAAGTCCTCCTGCTGAATAGAACTGCCCTCCAGCGATTAAGCCACAGAACTCAGAGATGTTGTTGAAAATAGCACCAACATCCCTCGCTTCATCTGAGTAGTATACATAGTACTTTCCACTTAAGACACAAGTCTTCGAATGCTCCACAAGGATATCCCACATCTTATTTGACATACCAGTTCCCAGGATCTAGAAGCACACAATGAATGAATGAGACAAAAGAATGAATAAAAAATTCTATCGGAAAACAATACATCAAAACTTACATTACGCAATCTTTGGGGATCTCTGACAACAAGCCTGAGGAAATCTTCGACTGTGTTAATTCCGTTGCTATTCAACCTCTTGTGGAATGATCCATCCTTGCCAATCTTTTCCAATCTCCAAACTTCATCCTTCAAGGCAGGTGGATAATGTTTCTTGTACACTAAAAAAAGATTGGAggagaaaaaattatatatgaaattGCGAGGGGAAAAAGACCAAATAATTAAAAATGTTAAGAAGACCTACATTCTCCTCTATGATCCTTAACCACGAAAGCTTCTGTCTTTGCTTCACGTATACGAATACCCTCACAATAGCCTGAGGCAATCTTCAAACCAAGTCTAAATTTTCTGCTTCGGATCCAACTAGAATTATCAGTAAAATTAAGCTCTCCGAGGCTACCAACACCATCTTTCAAAGAAACCTGTACGTCCCCTGTCAAAAGTGGTCTCTTTCCTTCACGCTCTTTAACTACATGGCTCTCAAAATCTTCTTCCGTCCAAttctcatcatcttcatcattaaaatcacccTCTAGAACTAAAACATCTAGCTTTGCAGATGCCACAGGTCCTGAGCTTACCACATGACCAGAATTTGCATCAAGTAATACAACATGAATTGCAGCTCCCTGTTCCCCTTCTACTTTTCCACCTGTAAAAAGAGGAAGCGATAGCCTCGTCCTGAAGTGCAACTGTAGGTTTCTTCCATCAGGTCCTTCTATTTGTTTTGGTGAACACCTGCATGATGCATAACCAGAAATACTTAtttctaaaatattaaatatgctTATTTCAGAAAAAATTTACTGAATATACTGTTAGCTCatgttatcatcatttttctatcTCCTGTAGTATAAGCTACAACTAAGTAGACTAATTCCCATTGGTTGACAACATTAAACTAAAAGAAGAATGACACAGCTCATAATGGTTCACAAAGAATAGCAAATATAATAAAGAACTTACATAAGCTAGTTGTGTGATCCTGCAACATTATTTTTTAAAGATGCTGATTCCATACAAATAAAATATGATGCGCACACACAAATGAAAACACAATACATATATCAGTTTTGTATAGATATATAGTATCTGTAAATAAGATTCCATGTGCTTGTGTTGCTAAATCACCATGGAACTGGTATAGCAAATCCACCTAGGATTTCATATATTCTGATGAGCATTTCATCCTTTTGGCCTTTGGATCTTCCTCAATAGTAACAAAACAAATGTTATTGGGGCAGTTCCTGACATAATACTCTTACATGACACTCATATAAAACCTTTTTCTCTATGCTTTCCGGAGTCTGGCAGATTCTGGACTAGAAATTGTGGTCAAATTAGAGCTAACAACTCAAGTGGCAATCAATCATATTTTTTATCACTATTAAAAGTTCATAAATACTAATTCTCCAAGAAATAGAAGTTGAAGGCATAAGAGAGTTCTGTAGATAACTTGTACTTGAAATCTTAAAATAGGAAGAGAAAAAGTAAAGAAAATCTAACATTGTATCACAATTGTTGGTTTTTTAGTTCAAAAACAGCAGCAggatgaaaattgttttcaattaCCAAAGGTTCCATTTTATACTGTAGAGGATGACACAACAATAGCCAATTCTAGGAGCAAACAGCATTCATGTACATGATGGACAGTCTTCTACTCTCAGAAGCAACAGTGAGATGAGAGAACTAGTTGGAATTTGCAAAGGTTTAATCTGTAGTGTAGTCGATGATGTAACAATTTTATACCTTCCACCAATCCTGGCAGGACCCAACTTTGCTAAGGCTCGTTCCACTTCTTCACTGACCTATGTAAGCACAAAACAGAATAAGATTAGCAGTCAAAAAATGTACCTGTGTAAATGAATAAAACTGCAGAATTTGAGTCCCACAAAGAGAGAAGGTTCAAAAGATTCATGTTCCCTTAAATGCAGTTAATTAGTAATAACTACAAATTTACAATATAAAAGATAAAGCAATAGACAATAGGCAAAAGTAACATGATAAATTTTACATTTTCACAGGACATGTGCAAGCTGGATTCATATCTCACTCAGAAATTAAATTAATCATTTGGAATGCAAGTGAAAGAATACAAATAAAGAACATGAAATGTCTACGGTTCATAGATGAAACAAAAGAACCAAACAAGAAAACTAGTGGGCATACAGGAAGGCTGATGCTACAGATATGGTAAGGGCCGATGCTACATGACAATTTCCCAAATCAACCTTCATCCAAAGCAAAATAGCCCAGGACTGAAATTGCATTTCTAATTCATCCAAGAAATATATCAATCGAATGACATGTcataaaaagttaaaaaatagACAAAGGCAGCAAACTAGCATGGCCCATCTCATAGAAGACCATGAACTGAAATACGTATGCCACATTCTTttctgagaaaaaaaaataaagacaagTACTTAACTCCAGAAAGCTTAGCAAGTTTAATATCAACCAGATCCATAATTCCAAACCTCATTTCAGAGTTCACATGGGATACTAATATCACCTAATGGTATCATAGACAATGGAAAGAGAAAAGATAATGAAACGTAAGCATCATCACGCAGAAATCCCAGTAACTACAGCCCAGGAAAAGCTGTTGTGGTAGCTTAATATTTGCAATCATAAAATGCCCCAcatatgcatgatttcaagaaaaTCTGCTATGAAATAAGACATTTGTCTTACAACTCTACGAAGGATGGGCTCCAATGACGAACAGATTTTCTGCAGACTGTCCACTTTCAATGCCTCAACGATCACACTGCAAAGAATATTTACTCTGATTAGATATTTACTCATGCTAATCATAAGTAGGCACACATGCATTTATGAATATCTAATCTAAAGGAACTGGAATAAGTGAAACATAATTATCAAATAGTTGATGCCTCTAACTACTAATGTTTGCATAGGACATGTCTATGCAATGACACATGTCAAAGGGTAAAACCaggtaaaataaaaatcaaacgaATCTTCTTAAAAGGTCAGTGACAAGATTGAatctgtttctttttctttcagtGTTCTTAATCCTCAAGACTTCTCATTTGTCCAGGCATTTGTTTTTCTTATATTGGTTTACATATGAACAGGCATGCACACGCACGCGCGCACACACAGAGGGAGCAAAGTCATCCTGTCTTGTTTGTTAGAACAGGAATCAGAACATCATCTATTAAGGATATTTCAAGCTTCAGCCCCTTGCACCTGCTGTCAAGCTCAAGAGTTTTGCCCCTGTACAGAATTGGAGCTATTCGGGCATGACTAGCAGCAAATGATAAATAACTGGAACTTAACACATGAAATTATCTCTGTTCCAACTACAATGAGGAATAACTGAGAAAATACACACAAAACAATAGGGTAGTCTTC encodes:
- the LOC135585209 gene encoding calmodulin-binding protein 60 B-like produces the protein MQRPGRYERQGTLPREKRGLEARDRDGLQPEPKRSKVPALASVIVEALKVDSLQKICSSLEPILRRVVSEEVERALAKLGPARIGGRCSPKQIEGPDGRNLQLHFRTRLSLPLFTGGKVEGEQGAAIHVVLLDANSGHVVSSGPVASAKLDVLVLEGDFNDEDDENWTEEDFESHVVKEREGKRPLLTGDVQVSLKDGVGSLGELNFTDNSSWIRSRKFRLGLKIASGYCEGIRIREAKTEAFVVKDHRGELYKKHYPPALKDEVWRLEKIGKDGSFHKRLNSNGINTVEDFLRLVVRDPQRLRNILGTGMSNKMWDILVEHSKTCVLSGKYYVYYSDEARDVGAIFNNISEFCGLIAGGQFYSAGGLNDSQKVFADTLVKKAYDNWMHAIAYDGHTLLDFTKSKKATASLQQESPFVSSLNHPSSHDQQISQFHPQSSVPLQHHPVAFADTAEGYNGSRATRYSNLPQDADSNAQMPIQSTSFAFQNQSSSSSHQSHFRRDDRAGLALAPPLHQPSIEFQPYEDWSCQQDDFLSEEEIRLRSHEMLENEDMQHLLRNLSVVGASTSLHEDGYGFPPYVPSLCSNFNDDDDERSRPSGRAVVGWLKIKAAMRWGIFVRKKAAERRAAQLVELED